The window CCTCGCTCACCAGTTCGTCCGGTCCGGGAGTCGCGGACGGCCGCTCGTGCAGGTCCGGATCGTAGCGTATCCAGCCGACGATCCTGCGGCGCCGCGCCCAGCTCCGCGCCAGGTTGCCCGAGATCCTGAACAGCCAGCTCTGGAAACGGCCCTCCGGCCGGTACCCGGAGGCGTTGGCGTGGATCTTGACGAAGGTGTCCTGGGTCAAGTCCTCCGCCTCTTCGCGCGAGCCGGTCATGCGCCAGAGGAAGGCCTGAACCGGCCTTTCCCATCGCTCGACGAGGAGACGGAAAGCCGCCTCCTCGCCCGCCGCGACCCGCGTCATCAGCTCGTCGTCGTGCACCTGTGACCACACCTCTGGCAAGCGTCATGCCGACGGCAGCCCTCTAGCCCCGTCCGCGGCCCGCGCCGCCGGACGTGCGCCCCCTCGGCCCGGATCCGTCACAGTCTCCCGGATGACCGGAGCCAGGACCGTGCGGCGCTCCCAGGCCGGGACCGTGGCCGCGGCCGCCGCGTCCCCTGCCCCCGGCGCCCCGCATGGCGATCAGCCGGTCGCGCTGTTCGTCGGTCAGCTGGGCACGGACCTCGAGACGGGTTTGCAGGCGTCGGACCTGCTGCTCGGTCCGCAGTTCGCCGATCCTGCGCACCAGCTTCTCCGCCCCGTCGGAATCGGGCTCGTCCTGCAGCATCAGGCCCTCGAGTTCGTTCTGCAGGCGGATGATCTGCTTGCGGGTCTCGAGACCGGCCTCGCGGCCCTTCTCGCGGATCCCGTCGATGGCCTCTTGCTGCGCCCCGGTCAGGTCGAGCCTGTCGCAGAGGCGTCCCGGCAGGGGGCCAGGCCCGTCCGCCAAGCACCGATCGGCGGCGCCGCGGGCACCGGGCTGCGCGAAGGCGAGGGAAGCGGTGGCCAGCAACAGGGCCATGGCAAGGAGTGTGATGCAACGTGTCTTCATGAGCTCGTCTCCTGGTGGAAGTGAATGCCGTGTTCGCGATTCACACCCCTCAACGCGTCCCGCCGCGGTTTCCTGTGCCGACCTCGACAGAAATAATCAATCTTCCAGCAGGGCCTCGATCCGCTCCAGGTTGGTCCGCAGACGCGCGTCGTCCGGAATGCGCTGCAGACCCTCGCGGAAGACCGCGCGCGCCTCCTCGAATCGTCCCTGGCGGGCGAGGGTGATGCCCAGGTCGAGGGGACCGCGCGGATCGCCGGGAGCGGCGCGCACGAGGTCCCCCGCAACTTTTTCGGCCTCGTCGATTCGCCCCGCCGCCATCAGGGCCACGACCAAGTTGTGCATCGTGTCGGCGTCGCCGGGACGGTCGCGCAGCCGTTCCTCCAGCAACGGCAGGGCCTCCCCCGCGCGCCCCGCCTCCAGGAGCAGCGCGATCAGGTCGCGCCGCACGTCGTCGGCGGGATCGGCGTGCGCGAGACCGGCGCGCAGGGCGTCCACCGCGTCATCGATCCGATCGGTTTTCCTGCGCAGGCGTGCCAGGGCTCGATACGGCTCCGGGTGTTCCGGGTCGACCGCGGACGCTTCCGCGTAGAGCGTCGCCGCCCTGTCGAG is drawn from bacterium and contains these coding sequences:
- a CDS encoding Spy/CpxP family protein refolding chaperone translates to MKTRCITLLAMALLLATASLAFAQPGARGAADRCLADGPGPLPGRLCDRLDLTGAQQEAIDGIREKGREAGLETRKQIIRLQNELEGLMLQDEPDSDGAEKLVRRIGELRTEQQVRRLQTRLEVRAQLTDEQRDRLIAMRGAGGRGRGGRGHGPGLGAPHGPGSGHPGDCDGSGPRGRTSGGAGRGRG
- a CDS encoding sigma-70 family RNA polymerase sigma factor, whose protein sequence is MHDDELMTRVAAGEEAAFRLLVERWERPVQAFLWRMTGSREEAEDLTQDTFVKIHANASGYRPEGRFQSWLFRISGNLARSWARRRRIVGWIRYDPDLHERPSATPGPDELVSEDETGRRVREALARLPARQRQALVLRKYHGMSQQEIAATMATTEGAVESLLIRALEGLRKTLVPGMGDDR